A stretch of the Kushneria konosiri genome encodes the following:
- a CDS encoding LacI family DNA-binding transcriptional regulator gives MEPPSSSTRVRLKDVARAAGVSTITVSRAFSAPEQLHPQTRQRVLDVAQAMGYVARQRLASEEDRRPVIGVINPQLDNPFFHELACAFSQQGEARRMDVLIMDSHDSAAQEEAAVDRLIACGVDGIILTVISADRRYRPPYFERLEKAGIAVILVDREVAAPHYGGVYIDNLDCGYQAGMWMREQPVERLLILSGPPDSLVTIGRVSGIREAMAGSHITLEVHYGDFSMTPAEQFLDNRLDQPPLPDALIGINNQITLGILAAYRRAGLALPGKPGGPRLFCIDGIACAELLGMDLPSIRHDLKTMATQAMDLIEDALRAGSRRGSRQVVRGHLHLPGETT, from the coding sequence ATGGAACCGCCATCATCTTCCACAAGGGTTCGTCTAAAGGATGTTGCCCGGGCTGCCGGGGTCAGCACGATCACGGTATCCCGCGCGTTCAGCGCCCCCGAACAGCTGCACCCCCAGACCCGTCAGCGGGTACTCGACGTGGCACAGGCGATGGGGTACGTGGCAAGGCAGCGTTTGGCGAGCGAGGAAGACAGGCGCCCGGTCATTGGCGTCATCAACCCTCAACTGGACAACCCCTTTTTTCATGAACTGGCCTGCGCCTTCAGCCAGCAGGGAGAAGCGCGCCGCATGGATGTGCTGATCATGGATTCCCATGACTCAGCCGCTCAGGAAGAAGCCGCCGTGGACCGTCTGATTGCCTGCGGCGTGGACGGCATCATCCTGACCGTCATCTCTGCTGACAGACGCTATCGCCCCCCCTATTTCGAGCGGCTGGAAAAGGCAGGCATTGCCGTCATTCTGGTGGATAGGGAAGTCGCGGCCCCCCATTATGGCGGCGTCTATATCGACAATCTGGATTGCGGCTATCAGGCAGGAATGTGGATGAGAGAACAGCCGGTCGAGCGACTGCTGATTCTCTCCGGGCCACCGGACTCGCTGGTCACCATCGGGCGGGTATCAGGAATACGTGAAGCCATGGCAGGCAGTCACATCACGCTGGAGGTGCACTACGGGGATTTTTCGATGACGCCTGCCGAGCAGTTTCTGGATAACAGACTCGATCAACCCCCGCTGCCTGATGCCCTGATCGGCATCAATAACCAGATCACTCTGGGCATTCTGGCCGCCTATCGACGCGCCGGACTCGCCCTGCCCGGGAAGCCCGGCGGCCCCCGTCTGTTCTGCATCGACGGCATCGCCTGCGCCGAACTGCTCGGTATGGACCTCCCCTCCATTCGCCATGATCTAAAGACCATGGCCACGCAGGCCATGGACCTTATCGAGGACGCCCTGCGCGCCGGCAGCCGACGCGGGTCTCGCCAGGTTGTACGGGGCCATCTTCATCTGCCGGGCGAAACAACCTGA
- a CDS encoding carbohydrate ABC transporter permease, with protein MSDPSSNPSSRQRAPTKRLMAPSVLFLLVWMIVPLAMTLYYSLQDYNLMMPDMRGFAGFLSYELLFTDPVFWDALLNTLLLVATCLLVTVVAGLALALLFNRTFVGRGIARTLAISPFFVMPVVTGLIWKYMLLDPVYGLFSWVMRSMGFEPIQWLSSYPLLSVVMMISWEWTPFALLILLTGLQSLPEDQLEAVRLDGANRWQEFRHIVLPHLGQVLYVVIMLESIFFLTSFAEIYATTSGGPGTATTNLPYYIYLGAFFQYDIGLSSAAAIGAVVLANICAIFLIRFVAGNLNAGSQR; from the coding sequence ATGAGCGATCCTTCATCCAATCCATCTTCCAGACAGCGTGCGCCGACCAAGCGCCTGATGGCGCCGTCGGTGCTGTTTCTGCTGGTCTGGATGATTGTCCCTCTGGCGATGACGCTGTATTACTCGCTGCAGGACTACAACCTGATGATGCCGGACATGCGCGGTTTCGCCGGGTTTTTGAGTTATGAACTGCTCTTTACCGACCCTGTTTTCTGGGATGCCCTGCTCAATACGCTGCTGCTGGTCGCGACCTGCCTTCTGGTGACGGTTGTGGCGGGACTGGCGCTGGCACTTTTGTTCAATCGCACCTTTGTAGGGCGAGGCATTGCCAGAACGCTGGCCATTTCACCGTTTTTTGTCATGCCGGTGGTGACCGGTCTGATCTGGAAGTACATGCTGCTGGACCCGGTTTACGGGCTGTTTTCATGGGTCATGCGCTCGATGGGGTTTGAGCCCATCCAGTGGCTTTCCAGCTATCCGCTGTTGTCGGTGGTCATGATGATCAGCTGGGAGTGGACGCCCTTTGCGCTGTTGATTCTGCTCACCGGTCTACAGTCGCTGCCCGAGGATCAGCTCGAGGCAGTACGTCTGGATGGCGCCAATCGCTGGCAGGAGTTTCGACATATCGTACTGCCGCATCTGGGGCAGGTGCTGTATGTCGTCATCATGCTCGAGAGCATCTTCTTTTTGACCTCCTTTGCCGAGATCTACGCCACCACCAGCGGCGGCCCGGGCACGGCGACCACCAATCTGCCGTACTACATCTATCTGGGCGCGTTTTTCCAGTATGACATCGGGCTCTCTTCGGCGGCGGCCATCGGTGCTGTCGTGCTTGCCAACATCTGCGCCATATTCCTGATCCGGTTTGTGGCCGGTAACCTCAACGCAGGGAGCCAGCGATGA
- a CDS encoding mannitol dehydrogenase family protein, translating into MTALKAGNLDQLGGDVSLPGYHRDDVSVGILHFGVGGFHRAHQAMYLDALMKEGKAMDFGICGVGVMPGDRRMQEVLKAQDGLYTLVQKHSDGRWEAQVIGSIVDYLYAPDDPEAVIQRLAAETTRIVSLTVTEGGYNFHHVTGEFNFDNPDVRHDLDASVVPKTFFGLIVEALARRREKGMAPFTIMSCDNIQGNGDVAKESFVAFARSRDPALGDWVESEVNFPNSMVDRITPVTTDEDREQIRARFGIEDGWPVVCEPFTQWVLEDHFNQGRPAYEEVGVQVVDDVMPYELMKLRLLNASHQALTYFGYLDGYRYAHEVCQDELYADFLLNYMVEEGTPTLSPVPGVDLDDYRRTLIERFANPEIRDTLARLCAESSDRIPKWLLPVIREQLERDGEIKRSAAVVASWARYAEGVDEQNEPIEIVDRMKEELHEIAQHNRDNPLAFIENREVFGDLVDNERFVEAYTRALSRLHQQGARATVESVR; encoded by the coding sequence ATGACAGCGCTGAAGGCAGGCAATCTTGATCAGTTGGGTGGTGATGTCTCGCTGCCTGGCTACCACCGTGATGATGTCAGTGTCGGCATCCTTCATTTCGGTGTCGGGGGCTTTCATCGCGCCCACCAGGCCATGTATCTCGATGCGCTGATGAAGGAAGGCAAGGCGATGGACTTCGGCATCTGCGGTGTCGGGGTCATGCCGGGTGACCGGCGCATGCAGGAGGTCCTCAAGGCGCAGGACGGGCTTTATACCCTGGTGCAGAAGCATTCCGACGGGCGCTGGGAAGCTCAGGTGATCGGCTCGATCGTCGACTATCTCTACGCCCCTGATGATCCCGAAGCGGTCATCCAGCGTCTGGCGGCAGAGACGACCCGCATCGTCTCGCTGACCGTCACCGAAGGCGGCTACAACTTTCATCATGTCACCGGCGAGTTCAACTTCGACAATCCTGATGTGCGTCATGATCTGGATGCCAGCGTCGTGCCAAAAACCTTTTTCGGCCTGATTGTCGAGGCGCTTGCGCGCCGTCGCGAGAAGGGCATGGCGCCGTTTACGATCATGTCCTGTGACAACATCCAGGGCAACGGCGATGTGGCTAAGGAGTCCTTTGTGGCCTTTGCACGCAGCCGTGATCCGGCACTGGGCGACTGGGTTGAAAGTGAGGTGAATTTTCCCAACTCGATGGTGGATCGCATCACGCCGGTGACCACCGATGAGGATCGCGAGCAGATCAGGGCGCGCTTTGGCATCGAGGACGGCTGGCCGGTGGTGTGTGAACCCTTCACCCAGTGGGTGCTGGAGGATCATTTCAACCAGGGGCGCCCGGCCTATGAAGAGGTCGGCGTTCAGGTCGTCGATGACGTCATGCCCTACGAGCTGATGAAGCTGCGCCTTTTGAACGCCAGTCATCAGGCCCTGACCTATTTTGGCTACCTCGACGGTTATCGCTACGCCCACGAGGTTTGTCAGGACGAGCTGTACGCCGACTTTCTGCTCAACTACATGGTCGAGGAGGGCACGCCGACGCTCTCGCCCGTACCCGGGGTCGATCTTGATGATTATCGTCGCACCCTGATCGAGCGCTTTGCCAATCCCGAGATTCGTGACACCCTGGCAAGGCTGTGCGCCGAGAGTTCCGATCGCATTCCAAAGTGGCTTTTGCCGGTGATTCGCGAGCAGCTCGAGCGCGATGGCGAGATCAAGCGCTCGGCGGCGGTCGTGGCCAGCTGGGCCCGCTACGCCGAAGGCGTTGATGAGCAGAATGAACCGATCGAGATCGTTGATCGCATGAAAGAGGAACTTCACGAGATTGCGCAACACAATCGCGACAATCCGCTGGCCTTTATCGAAAATCGGGAAGTGTTCGGCGATCTGGTCGATAACGAACGCTTTGTGGAAGCCTATACCCGGGCACTTTCCCGCCTGCATCAGCAGGGTGCGAGGGCCACGGTCGAATCAGTGCGCTAG
- a CDS encoding carbohydrate ABC transporter permease, giving the protein MTSSTIDQTPGRKKSTGGTLLTLLAWLIGITMFFPILWVVLTALKTEQTAFSMTPTFIFSPTLESFKSALAQGSGYWHYALNSVITAVGSTLVGLALAIPAAYAMAFYPSKRTDFTLVWMVSTKFIPAVGVLIPVFLVYRSLGLLDTRLGLTMLFTSMNLPIMVWMVYSYFRDIPVDIVEAASIDGASTAQTMFRVILPLALPGLASTGLLALILAWNESFWSLTMTDYHAATLAVYTASFKSGEGLFWARLSAASVLTIAPIVVLGWFAQRQMVRGLTFGAVK; this is encoded by the coding sequence ATGACGTCATCTACCATTGATCAAACGCCCGGTCGCAAAAAGTCCACCGGCGGCACATTACTGACGCTGCTGGCCTGGCTGATCGGCATCACCATGTTCTTCCCGATCCTCTGGGTGGTGCTGACGGCGCTCAAGACCGAGCAGACAGCGTTCAGCATGACGCCGACCTTCATTTTCTCGCCAACGCTTGAGAGCTTCAAAAGCGCGCTGGCCCAGGGCAGCGGATACTGGCACTACGCCCTCAACTCGGTCATCACGGCGGTGGGGTCAACGCTGGTGGGGCTGGCGCTGGCGATACCGGCGGCCTATGCGATGGCGTTTTATCCCTCAAAACGCACGGACTTTACGCTGGTCTGGATGGTGTCGACCAAGTTCATCCCGGCCGTGGGAGTGTTGATTCCGGTCTTTCTGGTCTATCGCTCCCTTGGGCTTCTGGACACGCGTCTGGGCCTGACGATGCTGTTCACCTCCATGAACCTGCCCATCATGGTATGGATGGTGTACTCCTATTTCCGCGACATTCCGGTAGATATTGTCGAAGCTGCCAGCATCGACGGGGCCAGCACGGCTCAGACCATGTTTCGTGTCATTTTGCCGCTGGCACTGCCGGGTCTGGCATCGACCGGGCTTCTGGCCCTGATTCTGGCCTGGAACGAGTCGTTCTGGAGCCTGACCATGACCGACTACCACGCGGCGACCCTGGCCGTGTACACGGCATCGTTCAAGAGTGGCGAAGGGCTTTTCTGGGCGCGACTGTCGGCCGCCTCGGTACTGACCATTGCGCCCATCGTGGTGCTGGGCTGGTTTGCTCAGCGTCAGATGGTTCGCGGACTGACCTTTGGCGCCGTCAAATAG
- a CDS encoding ABC transporter ATP-binding protein: MAIVELKDVAKRYDSMPGKKSGEQANAVEDFNLITKDGEFVVLVGPSGCGKSTTMRMIAGLEHNTAGEIRINGQDVSAVEPRDRDIAMVFQSYALYPHMSVYHNMAFALELKKTPKDEVKKRVQEAARILDIEHLLDRKPRALSGGQRQRVALGRALVRQPQVFLMDEPLSNLDARLRVEMRAEITRLHRRLGVTTFYVTHDQTEAMTMGQRIVVMRDGRIQQIDTPYNLYERPVNRFVAGFIGTPSMNFLKADYQGDALKGEGFSCTLSPRQQSALGDSGQRSQCWLGIRPEHLHRADEVSGNGRLEGSVEVVEPLGPVTMAQVRVGDTLVTAQLAAHLDVQIGDTLALAFDPDHVHLFDIDSDKALGLETDPATSSAQATA; this comes from the coding sequence ATGGCGATTGTAGAACTTAAAGATGTAGCCAAACGCTACGACAGCATGCCGGGCAAAAAGAGTGGCGAGCAGGCCAATGCGGTCGAGGATTTCAACCTGATCACAAAAGATGGCGAGTTTGTGGTGCTGGTCGGCCCCTCCGGCTGCGGTAAATCCACCACCATGCGCATGATAGCCGGCCTTGAGCACAACACGGCCGGTGAGATCCGCATCAACGGTCAGGACGTTAGTGCCGTTGAGCCGCGTGATCGCGACATCGCCATGGTGTTTCAAAGCTACGCGCTCTATCCGCACATGAGCGTTTATCACAACATGGCCTTTGCACTTGAACTCAAGAAAACGCCAAAGGATGAGGTGAAAAAACGCGTTCAGGAGGCGGCCAGAATTCTTGATATCGAGCATCTGCTGGATCGCAAGCCGCGGGCGCTTTCCGGTGGTCAGCGCCAGCGTGTGGCACTCGGGCGGGCGCTGGTGCGCCAGCCCCAGGTCTTTTTGATGGATGAGCCCCTGTCCAACCTGGACGCGCGTCTGCGCGTCGAGATGCGCGCCGAAATTACCCGGCTTCATCGTCGCCTGGGTGTGACCACCTTCTACGTCACCCATGATCAGACCGAGGCCATGACCATGGGGCAGCGCATTGTGGTCATGCGCGACGGCCGCATTCAGCAGATCGACACGCCCTACAATCTTTATGAACGTCCGGTGAACCGCTTTGTGGCCGGCTTTATCGGTACGCCGTCGATGAATTTCCTCAAGGCCGATTATCAGGGGGATGCACTCAAGGGTGAGGGCTTCTCATGCACCCTGAGCCCGCGCCAGCAGTCGGCACTGGGTGACAGTGGCCAGCGTTCGCAGTGCTGGCTGGGCATTCGTCCAGAGCATCTGCATCGGGCCGATGAGGTCAGCGGCAACGGTCGTCTTGAGGGAAGCGTTGAAGTTGTCGAGCCGCTGGGGCCGGTCACCATGGCGCAGGTACGGGTGGGAGATACCCTCGTCACGGCCCAGCTGGCCGCGCATCTGGACGTGCAGATCGGTGACACACTGGCACTGGCCTTTGATCCGGATCATGTCCATCTTTTTGATATCGACAGCGACAAGGCGCTGGGGCTCGAGACAGACCCGGCGACATCCTCGGCACAGGCCACCGCGTAA
- the xylB gene encoding xylulokinase, whose amino-acid sequence MYIGVDCGTQSTKVVVLDTQNGVIIGEGQQPHELISRESGRREQDPTWWIKAFEAAFHQAIEAAGIDAGAIRGIGVSGQQHGMVALDEQSVPVYPGKLWNDTESSKENAEYVEALGGEKGCLDTLGVIPQTGYTASKVMWLRRHHRDAYDRIAHILLPHDYLNFYLTGEYSAEYGDASGTGWFDTRKRYWHREAFSKVAPELDPQRVLPRLIEPHQPAGTVRREVARRLGLNDHVIVSAGGGDNMMGAIGTGNIQPGAVTMSLGTSGTLYGCASQPAITDNGLVANFCSSHGGWLPLICTMNVTSATSQLSQVLGHDVQAFNAAVARAPIGAEGVRVLPFFNGERVPMLPEATGSFLGLSAHNLSADNLCRAVMEGASFGLRYGMDLLADFDIRPDQLRLVGGGANSAVWRQMIADIMNVELVCPVIREAAALGGALQAQWCDEYMQGRKTELADICRHAVDIDRSTLTSPNEDSVSRYADVYADYVETLKNRYPEALTR is encoded by the coding sequence ATGTATATCGGCGTGGATTGCGGAACGCAGAGTACCAAGGTGGTGGTGCTGGATACTCAAAACGGCGTCATCATCGGTGAAGGCCAGCAGCCTCACGAGCTGATCAGCCGTGAAAGTGGACGTCGCGAACAGGATCCCACATGGTGGATCAAGGCCTTCGAGGCTGCCTTCCATCAGGCTATCGAGGCAGCGGGAATCGATGCCGGTGCCATTCGCGGTATTGGGGTCTCCGGACAGCAGCACGGCATGGTGGCCCTTGATGAGCAGAGCGTGCCGGTCTATCCGGGCAAGCTCTGGAACGACACCGAGTCCTCGAAGGAAAACGCGGAATACGTTGAAGCGCTTGGGGGCGAAAAGGGCTGTCTGGACACGCTGGGGGTGATTCCCCAGACCGGGTACACCGCCTCCAAGGTGATGTGGCTTCGTCGGCATCACCGCGATGCCTACGATCGAATCGCCCATATTCTGCTGCCACACGACTATCTCAACTTTTATCTGACCGGTGAATATAGCGCTGAATATGGTGATGCCTCGGGCACGGGGTGGTTCGATACCCGCAAGCGCTACTGGCATCGCGAGGCGTTTTCGAAAGTGGCGCCCGAGCTCGATCCGCAGCGCGTGCTGCCGCGACTGATCGAGCCGCATCAGCCGGCCGGCACCGTGCGTCGCGAAGTGGCCCGCCGTCTGGGACTGAACGATCACGTGATTGTTTCGGCCGGCGGTGGCGACAACATGATGGGGGCCATCGGTACTGGCAACATTCAGCCAGGTGCAGTGACCATGAGTCTGGGGACGTCGGGCACGCTTTATGGTTGTGCCAGCCAGCCGGCCATTACCGACAACGGACTGGTGGCCAACTTCTGCTCAAGCCACGGCGGCTGGCTGCCCTTGATCTGCACCATGAATGTGACCTCGGCCACCAGTCAGTTAAGCCAGGTGCTGGGACATGATGTTCAGGCCTTTAACGCCGCCGTGGCACGGGCGCCCATTGGTGCCGAAGGGGTCAGGGTGTTGCCGTTTTTCAACGGCGAACGCGTGCCAATGCTGCCGGAAGCCACCGGCAGTTTTCTGGGGCTTTCTGCTCATAATCTTTCGGCGGACAACCTCTGTCGGGCGGTCATGGAAGGCGCCAGCTTCGGCCTGCGCTATGGGATGGACCTGCTGGCGGATTTCGACATTCGGCCCGATCAGCTGCGTCTGGTCGGTGGCGGGGCCAATAGCGCGGTGTGGCGACAGATGATTGCCGACATCATGAATGTGGAACTGGTCTGTCCGGTCATCCGCGAGGCGGCCGCGCTGGGTGGCGCCCTGCAGGCACAGTGGTGTGATGAATACATGCAGGGACGCAAGACCGAGCTTGCCGATATCTGCCGCCATGCGGTTGATATTGACCGATCCACCCTCACATCTCCGAACGAGGATAGCGTCTCGCGCTATGCAGATGTCTACGCAGACTATGTCGAAACGCTCAAAAATCGCTATCCTGAAGCTCTGACACGGTAG
- a CDS encoding ABC transporter substrate-binding protein, translated as MKTPWIMLLAGLGCAGLAQAQTTITVATVNNPDMVTMQKMTKAFTEAHPDIKVNYVTLAENELRQKITTDISSGGGQYDVITVSNYETPIWAKNGWLKAMDHLPDSYRVDDLIPSVRQGLSYEDKPYALPFYAESSMTYYRKDLFEKAGIEMPDQPTWSQIKDFAQKVHDPKNGVYGICLRGLPGWGENMALFSTMVNSFGGRWFNEQWEPQLTSEAWHEAANAYKTLLTQYGPPGSTSNGFTESETLFANGQCGMWVDSTVAAGYLSNPDNSKVHEHVGFARAPHEKTEAGSSWLYAWALAVPESADHPEAAQTFVDWATSADYIQSVADQYGWLSVPPGTRQSTYESQGYQKVAPFADLVEKAIQSADPEHPTAEPVPYTGIQFISIPQFQAIGTRVGQIMAGILSGQTSVDEGLDQAQAFTERLMRRADVAK; from the coding sequence ATGAAAACACCATGGATCATGCTGCTGGCGGGACTTGGGTGCGCAGGCCTTGCGCAGGCACAGACCACCATTACGGTGGCCACTGTCAATAATCCGGATATGGTCACCATGCAGAAGATGACCAAGGCCTTTACCGAGGCGCATCCGGATATCAAGGTCAACTATGTGACGCTGGCCGAGAACGAACTGCGTCAAAAGATTACGACCGATATCTCAAGCGGTGGCGGTCAATACGATGTCATTACGGTCAGCAACTATGAAACGCCCATCTGGGCCAAAAACGGTTGGCTCAAGGCGATGGATCATCTGCCGGACAGCTATCGGGTCGACGACCTGATCCCCAGCGTGCGTCAGGGTCTTTCCTATGAAGACAAGCCCTACGCACTACCGTTTTATGCCGAATCTTCCATGACCTATTATCGCAAGGACCTGTTCGAAAAGGCCGGCATCGAGATGCCCGACCAGCCGACCTGGAGCCAGATCAAGGATTTTGCACAAAAGGTACATGATCCCAAAAACGGGGTTTATGGCATCTGTCTGCGTGGTCTGCCCGGCTGGGGCGAGAACATGGCGCTATTCAGTACCATGGTCAACAGTTTTGGAGGACGCTGGTTCAACGAGCAGTGGGAGCCTCAGCTGACCTCAGAGGCCTGGCATGAGGCCGCCAACGCCTACAAGACCCTTCTGACGCAGTACGGCCCGCCGGGATCGACCTCCAACGGCTTTACCGAGAGCGAGACGCTCTTTGCCAACGGCCAGTGCGGCATGTGGGTGGATTCTACCGTTGCAGCCGGCTATCTCTCCAATCCTGATAACTCGAAGGTGCATGAGCATGTAGGCTTTGCTCGCGCGCCGCACGAGAAAACCGAGGCCGGCTCCAGCTGGCTGTATGCGTGGGCGCTGGCAGTCCCTGAGTCGGCAGATCATCCCGAAGCGGCACAGACCTTTGTTGACTGGGCAACCTCGGCGGATTACATCCAGAGTGTGGCTGACCAGTATGGCTGGCTGTCGGTTCCACCGGGGACGCGTCAATCGACCTATGAGAGTCAGGGGTACCAGAAGGTCGCACCCTTCGCCGATCTGGTCGAAAAGGCCATCCAGAGTGCTGATCCGGAGCATCCAACCGCTGAGCCCGTGCCCTATACCGGCATTCAGTTCATCAGCATTCCGCAGTTCCAAGCCATCGGCACGCGAGTGGGGCAGATCATGGCCGGTATCCTGAGCGGTCAGACCAGCGTGGATGAGGGGCTTGATCAGGCGCAGGCCTTTACCGAGCGGCTGATGCGCCGCGCCGATGTGGCGAAGTAG
- the tal gene encoding transaldolase encodes MATQLESLKAISKVVADTGDLEAIKKYQPQDSTTNPSLLLKAFELDGYQELIDKTLKEVKQETEGQSREARLEHAVDRLSVVVGTEITKLVPGLVSTEVASKLSFDREGSIEKARKLVELYEKAGVGRDRILIKLASTWEGIRAAEQLQSEGINCNLTLLFSDAQARACFEAGVFLISPFVGRVTDWYKQRDGVEHYAPEDDPGVKFVRGVCDYASNYGYDTVVMGASFRNTDQILALAGCNRLTISPDLLEKLANTEGEVERKVTDTGAGDKKVEKMTEAEFRWEHNQDAMANDKLAEGIRKFAEDQQKLEGMIEKRL; translated from the coding sequence ATGGCAACTCAGCTTGAGTCCCTCAAGGCGATTTCCAAGGTCGTCGCCGATACCGGTGATCTGGAAGCGATCAAGAAATATCAGCCGCAAGACTCCACGACCAATCCGTCGCTGCTGCTCAAGGCCTTCGAGCTGGACGGCTATCAGGAGCTGATCGACAAGACGCTCAAGGAAGTGAAGCAGGAAACCGAGGGCCAGAGCCGCGAAGCGCGTCTTGAGCACGCCGTGGATCGCCTTTCGGTGGTTGTCGGTACCGAGATTACCAAGCTGGTGCCGGGACTTGTCTCTACCGAAGTGGCGTCCAAGCTTTCCTTTGACCGTGAAGGCAGCATCGAGAAGGCGCGCAAGCTGGTGGAGCTTTATGAAAAGGCCGGCGTTGGTCGCGATCGTATCCTGATCAAGCTGGCTTCCACCTGGGAAGGCATTCGCGCCGCCGAGCAGCTTCAGAGCGAAGGCATCAACTGCAACCTGACGCTGCTGTTCAGCGACGCTCAGGCGCGCGCCTGCTTCGAGGCCGGTGTCTTTCTGATTTCACCCTTCGTGGGCCGTGTCACTGACTGGTACAAGCAGCGTGACGGCGTTGAACATTACGCACCGGAAGATGATCCGGGTGTGAAGTTTGTGCGCGGCGTATGTGACTACGCCAGCAACTACGGTTATGACACCGTGGTCATGGGTGCCAGCTTCCGTAACACCGATCAGATTCTGGCGCTGGCCGGTTGCAACCGTCTGACCATCTCGCCGGACCTGCTGGAAAAGCTGGCCAATACCGAAGGCGAGGTTGAGCGCAAGGTGACCGATACCGGTGCCGGCGACAAGAAGGTCGAAAAAATGACCGAAGCCGAGTTCCGCTGGGAGCACAATCAGGACGCCATGGCCAACGACAAGCTGGCAGAGGGCATTCGCAAGTTTGCCGAAGACCAGCAAAAGCTCGAAGGCATGATCGAAAAGCGCCTGTAA